CATCTCGACTTCGCTCGATGCGAACGGCCTCTAGCGGACGGAACCCGTCCGACCAGTATCCAGAACCGGCGCTACGCCGCTTCAAACCGGATCGGCAGCCGCTTCAGCCCGCCGACGAACACCGATTCGACGCGCGCGGGCTCGCCCGCCAGCTCCAGGCTGGTCAGCCGCGGCAGTAACTCCTCCATCAAAATCCGCATCTCCAGCCGCGCCAGATGCTGCCCCAGGCAGACATGCGCGCCGAAACCAAAGGCGATCTGCGGGTTCTTCGCGCGGTCAGGATCGAACATGAACGGATCGACAAAGACCCCCTCGTCGCGGTTTGCGGAAACATAATTCAGCATCAGCCAGTCGCCTTCGCGGATCGTCTGCCCGCCCATTTCGACATCTTGCCGGGCACTGCGCATGAAATGCTGCACCGGCGTCGTCCAGCGGATCGCTTCCTCGATCAGCCCCGCCTTGTCGCTCTCCGCATCGCGAAACCGCTGAAACAGCGTGGGATTGCGGGCCAGTTCCATGATCGCCCCGGCGGTGGACGCGCTCGTCGTGTCGTGGCCCGCGGTCGCGATGATCATATAATAGCCGGCGAGTTCGCGGTCGGGAATCTGCTCGCCATCGACCATGGCATTGGCGATCACCGTCGCAATATCCTCGCGCGGGTTGGCGCGGCGGTCGGCGGTCAGCGCCCCGAAATACGCCTCGAAGTCCGCGATGACATAATGCAGCATCGCGATCGCCTGTTCGGAACTGGTGATTGCTTCACGGCTGCGGTTGAGTTCGGGATCGGTCGGTCCGAACAATTGCTGCGTCAGCATCAGCATCCGCGGTTCGTCCTCGGGCGGCACGCCCAATATATCCATGATGACGCGCAGCGGATAATGCGCCGCCACATCGCGCGCGAAATCGCATGATCCCCCTGCCTCCAGCATGTGCTCAACGGTGTCGCGCGCGATCTGCCGAATCCGGTCCTCGATCGTCTTCAGATTCCTGGGCATGAACCAGCTCTGCGTCAGCAGTCGGTATTTCATATGATCGGGCGCATCCATCTGGACGAGCGAGCGAACCAGATGGCCATCGCCCCCCGGCGTCGCCGCGCGCGCCAGCGCCTCCCCCGCGCGGTCGGTCAGCACCGTCGGCCGGATGCCGTTGGCAAAGCGTTGCGGATCGCGGCTGATCGCCATGACGTCGGCATGGCGCGTGACGAGCCAGAAAGGATCGTGGTTCGGATTCTCCGCAACCGCCAGCGGCATGTTCGCCCGCGCCCAGGCAAGCTGTTCATGAAGCGGCTTCCACGCCCCATAGGCGGCGGGATTGACGACCGCGGCGGCGACCTCTCCGGGCAATATAGGTTTTGTCATGCAACCAAAACTGCCGCGAATCGGTCGCGGAGTCGACGGCCTATTTGAACAGGCTTCCCAAAATCCCGCGCATCAGCTGACCGCCCAGTCGGCCCGCAACCTGGCGCCCGAGACTCGTCGCCGCCGAACGCGCCGCCGACTGCACCATCTTTTCGGCCATGCTCGGTTTCGCTGCCTCGCGTGCCGCCGCTTTTTCCAGCCGGATGCGCTCGCGCTCCTCGGCCGCCTTGCGCTTCGCCTCTTCCTTCGCCGCGATCGCGGCCGCCTTGTCGGCCTCCTCCTGCGCCTTCGCCTCGATCGCGGCCGCCTGCGCCTGCTCGGCCTTGACGGCGAGCAGTTCCTCGGCGCTTTCGCGGTCGACCGCCGTGTCATATTTGCCCTCGACCGGCGAGATCGACCGGATGATCGCGCGTTCCTTGGCATCGAGCGGCCCCGCGCGCGAGCAAGGCGGCTTGATCAATGTGCGCTCGACCGGCGACGGGGCGCCATCGGGCATCAGCAGCGACACCAGCGCCTCGCCAACGCGCAGCTCGGTGATCTCACGCGCCACATCGATCTTCGGATTGGGGCGAAAGGTGTCCGCGGCGGCCTTCACCGCCTTCTGATCACGCGGGGTAAAGGCGCGCAGCGCGTGCTGGACGCGATTGCCCAGCTGACCCGCGACCGCCTCGGGAATGTCGATCGGGTTTTGCGTGACGAAATAGACGCCGACCCCTTTCGAGCGGATCAGGCGCACGACCTGTTCAATCTTGTCGGTGAGCGCGGGCGGGGCATCGTCGAACAGCAGATGCGCCTCGTCGAAGAAGAAAACCAGCTTCGGCTTGTCGGGATCGCCGACCTCGGGCAGCGTCTCGAACATCTCGCTCAGCAGCCAGAGGAGAAAGGTCGCATAGAGCTTGGGGCTCGCCATCAGCCTGTCGGCGGCAAGGATGTTCACATAGCCGCGGCCATTCTCGTCGGTACGGATCATGTCCTGAATGTCGAGCGCGGGTTCGCCGAAGAAATGATCGCCGCCCTGGCTTTCGAGCGTCAGCAGCTGCCGCTGGATCGCCCCGACGCTCGCCTTGGTGACATTGCCATATTTCGCTGTCAGCTCATCGGCATTTTCGGCGCACCAGACGAGCATCGCCTGCAAATCGCCCAGGTCGAGCAGCAACATATTCTGC
This DNA window, taken from Sphingopyxis alaskensis RB2256, encodes the following:
- a CDS encoding cytochrome P450, with product MTKPILPGEVAAAVVNPAAYGAWKPLHEQLAWARANMPLAVAENPNHDPFWLVTRHADVMAISRDPQRFANGIRPTVLTDRAGEALARAATPGGDGHLVRSLVQMDAPDHMKYRLLTQSWFMPRNLKTIEDRIRQIARDTVEHMLEAGGSCDFARDVAAHYPLRVIMDILGVPPEDEPRMLMLTQQLFGPTDPELNRSREAITSSEQAIAMLHYVIADFEAYFGALTADRRANPREDIATVIANAMVDGEQIPDRELAGYYMIIATAGHDTTSASTAGAIMELARNPTLFQRFRDAESDKAGLIEEAIRWTTPVQHFMRSARQDVEMGGQTIREGDWLMLNYVSANRDEGVFVDPFMFDPDRAKNPQIAFGFGAHVCLGQHLARLEMRILMEELLPRLTSLELAGEPARVESVFVGGLKRLPIRFEAA
- a CDS encoding helicase HerA-like domain-containing protein → MSEGSAASEIYIGLGGGGAPEGPRQSLVLKRANRHGLIAGATGTGKTVTLQGLAEGFSAVGVPVFVADVKGDLAGMAMAGSPTARVHEPFSKRAAEIGDTDWAYRDNPVIFWDLFGEQGHPVRTTISEMGPLLLARLMGLNETQEGVLAIAFRVADEQNMLLLDLGDLQAMLVWCAENADELTAKYGNVTKASVGAIQRQLLTLESQGGDHFFGEPALDIQDMIRTDENGRGYVNILAADRLMASPKLYATFLLWLLSEMFETLPEVGDPDKPKLVFFFDEAHLLFDDAPPALTDKIEQVVRLIRSKGVGVYFVTQNPIDIPEAVAGQLGNRVQHALRAFTPRDQKAVKAAADTFRPNPKIDVAREITELRVGEALVSLLMPDGAPSPVERTLIKPPCSRAGPLDAKERAIIRSISPVEGKYDTAVDRESAEELLAVKAEQAQAAAIEAKAQEEADKAAAIAAKEEAKRKAAEERERIRLEKAAAREAAKPSMAEKMVQSAARSAATSLGRQVAGRLGGQLMRGILGSLFK